A DNA window from Drosophila biarmipes strain raj3 chromosome 2R, RU_DBia_V1.1, whole genome shotgun sequence contains the following coding sequences:
- the LOC122818170 gene encoding LOW QUALITY PROTEIN: nuclear transcription factor Y subunit beta (The sequence of the model RefSeq protein was modified relative to this genomic sequence to represent the inferred CDS: deleted 2 bases in 1 codon) — MRRKKKNTEKRFGAVAQLALERHQDTMAITAAATSAGTAANELNKYCRCAEKQQQQQRQQQQQQQRRQQHQQIKGRQKARDVRDV; from the exons ATgagaaggaaaaaaaaaaacacagaaaaaaggTTCGGGGCGGTCGCACAATTGGCACTTGAAAGGCATCAAGATACAATGGCAataactgcagcagcaacatcagcaggg ACAGCGGCAAACGAGCTGAACAAGTATTGCCGCTGTGCcgagaagcagcagcaacagcaacgacagcagcagcagcaacagcagcgacggcagcaacatcagcagatAAAAGGCAGACAAAAGGCACGAGATGTGA